The following coding sequences are from one Ancylobacter sp. TS-1 window:
- a CDS encoding DUF6790 family protein, with protein MVFWVPLLAWVAALAIPAVLLLRGPRPLTLAAVADQLLRYILLIPVGLVGLWAFLGHVFFAAQSAAAIGWAPSPFQFEVGMANLGIGLAGVIGAFVSSPGFRAAVGVVSLGFLGGAGVGHLVQIAETGNHAAGNAGPILYTDFLTPLAVLGLLLAQKLARRGGPAT; from the coding sequence ATGGTGTTCTGGGTTCCGCTGCTGGCCTGGGTCGCGGCGCTGGCGATTCCGGCGGTCCTCCTGCTGCGCGGGCCGCGCCCGCTCACGCTCGCGGCGGTAGCCGACCAGCTTCTGCGGTACATCCTGCTGATCCCGGTCGGCCTTGTCGGGCTGTGGGCCTTTCTCGGCCATGTCTTCTTCGCCGCGCAGTCCGCCGCCGCCATCGGCTGGGCGCCGAGCCCGTTCCAGTTCGAGGTCGGCATGGCCAATCTCGGCATCGGCCTGGCCGGGGTGATCGGCGCCTTCGTGTCGTCGCCCGGCTTCCGCGCGGCGGTCGGCGTGGTCTCGCTCGGCTTCCTCGGCGGCGCCGGCGTCGGCCATCTCGTCCAGATCGCCGAGACCGGCAATCACGCCGCCGGCAATGCCGGCCCCATCCTCTACACCGATTTCCTCACCCCGCTGGCGGTGCTCGGCCTGCTGCTGGCGCAGAAGCTGGCGCGGCGCGGCGGTCCTGCGACATGA
- a CDS encoding AraC family transcriptional regulator gives MAPPSRLYERAPSAAPPAMAAPAPLWHLDSERTCFIGRLTYNAPHQHGAPVFLAGLYGCFGLRLGNGPWQCVRTAMIPAGVVHELDVGGDPIAVLYIEPTLEGAHTLAALTAAASESGGGLVAQAGEFALLREMWEDAGSVAWAGAALDDLLGFGARQARRPVDPRVARILDMLTGGADDGPGVAAACAQVGLSPHHFQHLFTREVGVPYRRYRAWTRMRRAIATVSQGSSFTRAAHEAGFCDQAHFTHDFRRTFGAPPSWSLSGVRLSGDATRRKAAAYP, from the coding sequence ATGGCGCCGCCGAGCCGCTTGTACGAACGTGCGCCCTCCGCCGCGCCGCCCGCAATGGCGGCGCCTGCGCCGCTCTGGCATCTCGATTCCGAGCGCACCTGCTTCATCGGCCGGCTGACCTACAACGCGCCGCACCAGCACGGCGCGCCGGTTTTCCTCGCCGGGCTCTATGGCTGCTTCGGCCTGCGGCTCGGCAACGGCCCGTGGCAGTGCGTGCGCACGGCGATGATCCCGGCCGGCGTGGTGCACGAACTCGACGTCGGCGGCGATCCTATCGCCGTGCTCTATATCGAGCCGACGCTGGAGGGCGCCCACACGCTGGCGGCGCTGACCGCCGCGGCGTCGGAATCCGGCGGCGGGCTGGTGGCGCAGGCCGGCGAGTTCGCGCTGCTGCGGGAGATGTGGGAGGACGCGGGCAGCGTCGCCTGGGCGGGCGCAGCGCTCGACGACCTGCTCGGCTTCGGCGCACGGCAGGCGCGCCGGCCGGTCGATCCGCGCGTCGCGCGCATCCTCGACATGCTGACGGGCGGCGCCGATGACGGGCCGGGCGTCGCCGCCGCCTGCGCGCAGGTGGGGCTCTCGCCGCACCATTTCCAGCACCTGTTCACCCGCGAGGTCGGCGTGCCCTATCGCCGCTACCGCGCCTGGACGCGCATGCGCCGGGCCATCGCGACGGTCTCGCAGGGCAGCAGCTTCACCCGCGCGGCGCATGAAGCCGGCTTCTGCGACCAGGCGCACTTCACCCACGATTTCCGGCGCACCTTCGGCGCGCCGCCCTCGTGGAGCCTCAGCGGGGTGAGGCTGTCGGGAGACGCGACGCGCCGCAAGGCCGCCGCGTATCCCTAG
- a CDS encoding AarF/ABC1/UbiB kinase family protein → MSDDDTPDSAPVPPRDSEANRLTARAARYARVGTKVGGVAARIAGMRLFGVDDHNGGNAAALAAALGGLKGPIMKVAQLLATIPDALPPEYAAELATLQNQAPPMGWAFVKRRMMAELGPDWAGRFLSFDKEPAAAASLGQVHRARAPDGAELAVKLQYPDMQSAVEADLKQLGVVLAIHRRMEPAIDTREIAEEIGARVREELDYRREAAHAALYADILHDVPAVRVPGVHRDLSTGRLLTLDWLEGGRLLDYVGEPLEVRNAIARAMFAAWWLPFARFGVIHGDPHLGNYTVFETEGRAAGINLLDYGCIRIFPPSFVGGVVDLYRGLQRGEEARIVHAYETWGFRGLSRELIEVLNIWAGFIYGPLLDDRVRSIADGVAPGEYGRREAFRVHKALKERGPVRVPREFVFMDRAAIGLGGVFLHLKAEMNFHALFEDAIADFEVGQVAARQGAALAKAGLS, encoded by the coding sequence ATGTCCGACGACGACACGCCCGATTCCGCCCCGGTCCCGCCGCGCGACAGCGAGGCCAACCGCCTGACCGCCCGCGCGGCGCGCTATGCGCGCGTCGGAACGAAGGTCGGCGGCGTCGCGGCGCGCATCGCCGGCATGCGGCTGTTCGGGGTCGACGACCACAATGGCGGCAATGCGGCGGCGCTGGCCGCCGCGCTGGGGGGCCTCAAGGGCCCGATCATGAAGGTCGCCCAGCTTCTGGCCACCATTCCCGACGCGCTGCCGCCCGAATATGCCGCCGAGCTGGCGACGCTGCAGAACCAGGCGCCGCCCATGGGCTGGGCCTTCGTGAAGCGCCGCATGATGGCGGAACTCGGCCCCGACTGGGCCGGCCGCTTCCTCTCCTTCGACAAGGAGCCGGCCGCCGCCGCCTCGCTCGGGCAAGTGCACCGTGCCCGTGCGCCCGACGGCGCCGAGCTGGCGGTGAAGCTGCAATATCCCGACATGCAGTCCGCCGTGGAGGCGGACCTGAAGCAGCTTGGCGTGGTGCTCGCCATCCATCGCCGGATGGAGCCCGCCATCGACACCCGCGAGATCGCCGAGGAAATCGGCGCGCGGGTGCGCGAGGAGCTGGACTACCGGCGCGAGGCCGCCCATGCGGCGCTCTATGCCGACATCTTGCACGATGTGCCGGCCGTGCGGGTGCCGGGCGTGCACCGCGATCTGTCGACCGGCCGCCTGCTCACGCTCGACTGGCTGGAGGGGGGTCGCCTGCTCGACTATGTCGGCGAGCCGCTGGAGGTGCGCAACGCCATCGCCCGCGCCATGTTCGCCGCCTGGTGGCTGCCCTTCGCCCGTTTCGGCGTCATTCACGGCGATCCCCATCTCGGCAACTACACCGTCTTCGAGACGGAGGGGCGGGCGGCAGGCATCAACCTGCTCGACTATGGCTGCATCCGCATCTTCCCGCCGAGCTTCGTCGGCGGTGTCGTCGACCTCTATCGCGGCCTGCAGCGGGGCGAGGAGGCGCGCATCGTCCATGCCTATGAGACCTGGGGCTTCCGCGGGCTCAGCCGCGAGCTGATCGAGGTGCTCAACATCTGGGCCGGCTTCATCTACGGGCCGCTGCTCGACGACCGTGTGCGCAGCATCGCCGACGGCGTGGCGCCGGGCGAGTACGGGCGGCGCGAGGCGTTCCGCGTGCACAAGGCGCTCAAGGAGAGGGGCCCGGTGCGGGTGCCGCGCGAATTCGTCTTCATGGACCGCGCCGCCATCGGCCTCGGCGGGGTGTTCCTGCACCTGAAGGCGGAGATGAACTTCCACGCCCTGTTCGAGGACGCCATCGCCGATTTCGAGGTCGGGCAGGTGGCGGCGCGGCAAGGCGCCGCGCTGGCAAAGGCCGGGCTCTCCTAG
- a CDS encoding NAD(P)(+) transhydrogenase (Re/Si-specific) subunit beta, giving the protein MNANLVAVLYLVSGVLFILALRGLSSPVTSRQGNLFGMVGMTIAIVTTLAASPPAGLGGWALVLGGLALGGGAGAVIAKKIAMTQMPQLVAAFHSLVGLAAVAVAAAALYAPGAFGIGAPGEIHAQALIEMSLGVAIGAITFTGSVIAFAKLNGNMSGKPILLPGRHVINAGLALLIVVLVGVLTVTESHTVFWLIVIASLVFGGLLIIPIGGADMPVVVSMLNSYSGWAAAGIGFTLGNTALIITGALVGSSGAILSYIMCKGMNRSFVSVILGGFGGDASAGPAGGAETRPVKQGSAEDAAFIMKNAAKVIIVPGYGMAVAQAQHALREMADKLKEEGVEVKYAIHPVAGRMPGHMNVLLAEANVPYDEVFELEDINSEFAQADVAFVIGANDVTNPAAKTDPTSAIYGMPILDVERAKTVLFIKRGMAAGYAGVENELFFRDNTMMLFADAKKMVEDIVKNLNH; this is encoded by the coding sequence ATGAACGCCAATCTGGTCGCTGTCCTCTACCTCGTCTCGGGGGTCCTGTTCATTCTGGCGCTGCGCGGGCTGTCCAGCCCGGTGACGTCGCGCCAGGGCAATCTGTTCGGCATGGTCGGCATGACCATCGCCATAGTGACGACGCTGGCGGCCTCGCCGCCGGCGGGGCTCGGTGGCTGGGCGCTGGTGCTCGGCGGTCTGGCGCTGGGCGGCGGCGCCGGCGCGGTGATCGCGAAGAAGATCGCGATGACGCAGATGCCGCAGCTGGTGGCGGCGTTCCACTCGCTGGTGGGCCTTGCGGCGGTGGCGGTGGCGGCGGCGGCGCTCTACGCGCCGGGGGCCTTCGGCATCGGCGCGCCGGGCGAGATCCACGCGCAGGCGCTGATCGAGATGAGCCTGGGCGTGGCGATCGGCGCCATCACCTTCACCGGCTCGGTGATCGCCTTCGCCAAGCTGAACGGCAATATGAGCGGCAAGCCGATCCTGCTGCCGGGCCGGCACGTGATCAATGCGGGCCTGGCCCTGCTGATCGTGGTGCTGGTCGGCGTGCTGACCGTGACCGAGAGCCACACGGTGTTCTGGCTGATCGTGATCGCCAGCCTGGTGTTCGGCGGCCTGCTGATCATCCCGATCGGCGGCGCCGACATGCCGGTGGTGGTGTCGATGCTGAACTCCTACTCGGGCTGGGCGGCGGCGGGCATCGGCTTCACGCTGGGCAACACGGCGCTGATCATCACCGGCGCGCTGGTGGGCTCGTCGGGCGCGATCCTGAGCTACATCATGTGCAAGGGCATGAACCGGAGCTTCGTCTCGGTGATCCTGGGCGGCTTCGGCGGCGACGCCTCGGCGGGCCCGGCGGGGGGAGCGGAGACGCGCCCGGTCAAGCAGGGCTCGGCCGAGGACGCGGCCTTCATCATGAAGAACGCGGCCAAGGTGATCATCGTGCCGGGCTACGGCATGGCGGTGGCGCAGGCGCAGCACGCGCTGCGCGAGATGGCGGACAAGCTGAAGGAGGAGGGCGTCGAGGTGAAATACGCCATCCATCCGGTGGCGGGGCGCATGCCCGGGCACATGAACGTGCTGCTGGCGGAAGCCAACGTTCCCTATGACGAGGTGTTCGAGCTGGAGGACATCAACTCGGAGTTCGCGCAGGCGGACGTGGCCTTCGTCATCGGCGCCAACGACGTGACCAACCCGGCGGCCAAGACCGACCCGACCTCGGCGATCTACGGCATGCCGATCCTGGACGTGGAGCGGGCGAAGACGGTGCTGTTCATCAAGCGCGGCATGGCGGCGGGCTATGCCGGCGTCGAGAACGAGCTGTTCTTCCGCGACAACACCATGATGCTGTTCGCCGACGCCAAGAAAATGGTCGAGGACATCGTCAAGAACCTCAACCACTGA
- a CDS encoding Re/Si-specific NAD(P)(+) transhydrogenase subunit alpha yields the protein MRIAVVKESSGSEPRVAASADTVKRYIGLGAEVFVSSGAGVASGIGDSEYEGAGARVVADNAAAVAGADIVLGVRRPAAAALKGVNPGALAIAIMDPHGHESELEALAKAGVSSFAMELMPRITRAQVMDVLSSQANLAGYRAVVDAAAEFGRAFPMMMTAAGTVPAARVFVMGAGVAGLQAIATARRLGAVVSATDVRPASKEQVESLGAKFIAVEDEEFKQAETAGGYAKAMSAEYQAKQAALTATHIAKQDIVITTALIPGRAAPQLVSAEMVASMKPGSVLIDLAVERGGNVEGAVPGEVVVTANGAKIVGHLNVPGRLAATASQLYAKNLYAFVETLVDKATKSLSVKWDDELVKATLLTRDGVVVHPSFKPADAA from the coding sequence ATGCGCATCGCAGTAGTCAAGGAGAGCTCTGGTTCGGAGCCACGGGTCGCCGCGTCTGCCGACACGGTAAAGCGCTACATTGGATTGGGCGCGGAGGTTTTTGTTTCGTCGGGTGCGGGAGTTGCGTCCGGGATCGGGGATTCGGAGTATGAGGGCGCGGGAGCGCGGGTGGTGGCGGACAACGCGGCTGCGGTCGCGGGTGCGGACATCGTGCTCGGGGTGCGCCGTCCTGCGGCGGCGGCGCTGAAGGGGGTCAATCCCGGGGCGCTGGCGATCGCCATCATGGACCCGCACGGGCACGAGAGCGAGCTCGAGGCGCTGGCCAAGGCGGGGGTGTCGAGCTTCGCGATGGAGCTGATGCCGCGCATCACAAGGGCGCAGGTGATGGACGTGCTGTCCTCCCAGGCGAACCTCGCCGGTTATCGCGCGGTGGTGGACGCGGCCGCCGAGTTCGGCCGGGCCTTCCCGATGATGATGACGGCGGCGGGCACGGTGCCGGCGGCGCGGGTGTTCGTGATGGGGGCGGGCGTGGCCGGCCTGCAGGCGATCGCCACGGCGCGCCGGCTGGGGGCGGTGGTCTCGGCCACCGATGTGCGCCCGGCCTCGAAGGAGCAGGTGGAGTCTCTCGGCGCCAAGTTCATCGCGGTCGAGGACGAGGAGTTCAAGCAGGCCGAGACGGCGGGCGGCTACGCCAAGGCGATGTCGGCGGAGTACCAGGCCAAGCAGGCGGCGCTGACGGCGACGCACATCGCCAAGCAGGACATCGTCATCACCACGGCGCTGATCCCGGGCCGGGCGGCGCCGCAGCTGGTGAGCGCGGAGATGGTGGCGTCGATGAAGCCGGGCTCGGTGCTGATCGACCTGGCGGTGGAGCGCGGCGGCAATGTCGAGGGCGCGGTCCCCGGCGAGGTGGTGGTGACGGCGAACGGCGCGAAGATCGTCGGGCACCTGAACGTGCCGGGCCGTCTGGCGGCCACGGCCTCGCAGCTCTACGCCAAGAACCTGTACGCCTTCGTGGAGACGCTGGTGGACAAGGCGACGAAGAGCCTTTCGGTGAAGTGGGACGACGAGCTTGTGAAGGCGACGCTGCTGACCCGGGACGGGGTCGTGGTGCACCCGTCCTTCAAGCCGGCGGACGCGGCGTGA
- a CDS encoding proton-translocating transhydrogenase family protein: MANPATGDAVAQNAVEGARMAAEVARQAAQAAQAYAEAAAQNYADIAGQAAGAAAHALTGGAIDPFVFRLAIFVLAVFVGYYVVWSVTPALHTPLMSVTNAISSVIVVGALLAVGVDTVAEGTEWARGFGFIGLVLASVNIFGGFLVTSRMLAMYSKKK; encoded by the coding sequence ATGGCCAATCCGGCAACGGGCGACGCGGTCGCCCAGAACGCGGTCGAGGGAGCGCGCATGGCGGCCGAGGTGGCGCGCCAGGCGGCACAGGCGGCGCAGGCCTATGCGGAAGCGGCGGCACAGAACTACGCGGACATCGCGGGACAGGCGGCGGGAGCGGCGGCGCATGCGCTGACCGGCGGGGCGATCGACCCGTTCGTGTTCCGGCTCGCCATCTTCGTGCTGGCGGTGTTCGTGGGCTACTACGTGGTGTGGTCGGTGACGCCGGCGCTGCACACGCCGCTGATGAGCGTGACCAACGCGATCTCCTCGGTGATCGTGGTGGGGGCGCTGCTGGCGGTGGGCGTGGACACGGTGGCCGAGGGCACCGAATGGGCGCGGGGCTTCGGCTTCATCGGGCTGGTTCTGGCCAGCGTGAACATCTTCGGCGGGTTCCTGGTGACCAGCCGGATGCTCGCCATGTACTCGAAGAAGAAGTGA
- a CDS encoding DUF3445 domain-containing protein, protein MNVAAPSPASDDAPYFAHTPYDGSRKAFSVGLAPLDLAEWIEPDPKLAATLAQREALIRDKRDVVLREEPSSRPSQAEALQLIVDHVTARFPDLYRLEGRRITVVPTGRSFDLDDPDEAPLAIAGQLVSDDLLILTPSEAGYRLTAAVLCFPSAWSLAERFGQTLDRLHENVPGYPSKLARVMNRIFENLKVDQPVWRVNWSIYPDDELHHPESKERPRQWFDDPANLAPEAFVRVERQALRRMPASGDMLFAVRIHVDPFSTFRRHPEGRALAASLREQILGLDAEQLAYKALTEHRDAVAAALERIARGE, encoded by the coding sequence ATGAACGTCGCCGCCCCGTCCCCCGCCTCCGATGACGCCCCCTATTTCGCCCACACGCCCTATGACGGCTCGCGCAAGGCGTTCTCCGTCGGCCTCGCCCCGCTCGATCTCGCCGAATGGATCGAGCCCGACCCGAAGCTCGCCGCCACGCTGGCGCAGCGCGAGGCGCTGATCCGCGACAAGCGCGACGTGGTGCTGCGCGAGGAGCCGTCGAGCCGGCCGTCGCAGGCCGAGGCGCTGCAGCTCATCGTCGACCATGTGACGGCGCGTTTCCCCGACCTCTACCGGCTGGAGGGGCGGCGCATCACCGTTGTGCCGACCGGCCGCAGCTTCGACCTCGACGATCCCGACGAGGCGCCGCTCGCCATCGCCGGCCAGCTCGTCTCCGACGATCTGCTTATCCTCACCCCGAGCGAGGCCGGCTACCGGCTGACCGCCGCCGTGCTGTGCTTCCCCTCCGCCTGGTCGCTTGCCGAGCGTTTCGGCCAGACGCTCGACCGGCTGCACGAGAACGTGCCGGGCTATCCCTCCAAGCTCGCCAGGGTGATGAACCGCATCTTCGAGAACCTGAAGGTCGACCAGCCGGTCTGGCGGGTGAACTGGTCGATCTATCCCGACGACGAACTGCACCACCCCGAATCCAAGGAGCGCCCGCGCCAGTGGTTCGACGACCCCGCCAATCTGGCGCCGGAGGCCTTCGTGCGGGTGGAGCGGCAGGCGCTGCGCCGCATGCCGGCGAGCGGCGACATGTTGTTCGCGGTGCGCATCCATGTCGACCCGTTCTCGACCTTCCGCCGCCACCCGGAGGGGAGGGCGCTCGCCGCCTCGCTACGTGAGCAGATCCTCGGCCTCGATGCCGAGCAGCTCGCCTACAAGGCGCTGACCGAGCACCGCGACGCCGTCGCCGCCGCGCTGGAGCGCATCGCCCGGGGCGAGTAG
- a CDS encoding M3 family oligoendopeptidase, whose protein sequence is MQRRFDRLAFVPRSPEASAAAFGDLPQWDLTDLYPAIDSPELHADLATVAAECVNFEEAFKGKLAGVLDAPDAGGQMAVIVARYEKIEDLLGRLYSFAGLVYSGDTTDPVRAKFYGDVQEKLTDASSHLLFFSLELNRLDDAKMEAALDTAAFGKYRPWIDDVRAEKPYQLEDRIEQLFHEKGVSSRSAWNRLFDETIAGLRFDVAGEILPLEQTLNYLAEPEEEKRKIASDALAKVFGENLRLFTLITNTLAKDKEISDRWRGFEDIADSRHLANRVEREVVDALVSSVHAAYPRLAHRYYRLKAKWFGKDKLEYWDRNAPLPKVETRPIGWDEARDTVLGAYSTFSPRMADIARDFFDKSWIDAGVRPGKATGAFAHPTVPSAHPYVLLNYMGKPRDVMTLAHELGHGVHQVLAAPNGALMAPTPLTLAETASVFGEMLTFRRLLAAAPDARARKAMLASKVEDMINTVVRQIAFYTFERRIHTERKNGELTAERICKIWMEVQSESLGDAIHLGPGYENYWVYIGHFIHSPFYVYAYAFGDCLVNSLYAVYENASEGFAERYLAMLAAGGTKHHSELLKPFGLDARDPAFWQTGLNLIERMIAELEAMEEA, encoded by the coding sequence ATGCAGCGCCGATTCGACCGCCTCGCCTTCGTGCCCCGCTCGCCCGAAGCCTCCGCCGCCGCCTTCGGCGATCTCCCGCAATGGGACCTGACGGACCTGTATCCGGCGATCGACTCGCCCGAGCTGCATGCGGACCTCGCGACGGTCGCCGCCGAGTGCGTGAACTTCGAGGAAGCCTTCAAGGGCAAGCTTGCGGGCGTCCTCGACGCCCCCGACGCCGGCGGCCAGATGGCCGTGATCGTCGCCCGCTACGAGAAGATCGAGGACCTGCTCGGCCGCCTCTATTCCTTTGCCGGCCTCGTCTATTCCGGCGACACCACCGACCCGGTGCGCGCCAAGTTCTATGGCGACGTGCAGGAGAAGCTGACCGACGCCTCCTCGCACCTGCTGTTCTTCTCGCTGGAGCTGAACCGGCTCGACGACGCGAAGATGGAAGCGGCGCTCGACACGGCCGCCTTCGGCAAGTACCGGCCGTGGATCGACGATGTGCGGGCCGAGAAGCCCTACCAGCTTGAGGACCGCATCGAGCAGCTCTTCCACGAGAAGGGCGTCAGCAGCCGCTCGGCGTGGAACCGGCTGTTCGACGAGACCATCGCCGGGCTGCGCTTCGACGTCGCCGGCGAGATCCTGCCGCTGGAGCAGACGCTGAACTACCTCGCCGAGCCGGAGGAGGAAAAGCGCAAGATCGCCTCCGACGCGCTGGCCAAGGTGTTTGGCGAGAATCTGCGCCTGTTCACCCTCATCACCAACACGCTGGCCAAGGACAAGGAAATCTCCGACCGCTGGCGCGGCTTCGAGGACATCGCGGATTCCCGCCACCTCGCCAACCGCGTCGAGCGCGAGGTGGTGGACGCGCTGGTCTCCTCCGTCCACGCCGCCTATCCGCGCCTCGCCCACCGCTATTACCGGCTGAAGGCGAAGTGGTTCGGCAAGGACAAGCTGGAATATTGGGACCGCAACGCGCCGCTGCCCAAGGTCGAGACCCGCCCCATCGGCTGGGACGAGGCCCGCGACACGGTGCTGGGCGCCTATTCCACCTTCTCGCCGCGCATGGCCGACATCGCCCGCGACTTCTTCGACAAGAGCTGGATCGATGCCGGCGTGCGCCCCGGCAAGGCGACGGGCGCCTTCGCACACCCGACCGTGCCCTCCGCGCACCCCTATGTGCTGCTCAACTACATGGGCAAGCCGCGCGACGTGATGACCCTCGCCCATGAACTGGGCCATGGCGTGCATCAGGTGCTGGCGGCACCGAACGGCGCGCTGATGGCGCCGACCCCGCTCACCTTGGCCGAGACGGCTTCCGTGTTCGGCGAGATGCTGACCTTCCGCCGCCTGCTGGCGGCGGCGCCGGATGCACGCGCCCGCAAGGCGATGCTGGCCTCCAAGGTGGAGGACATGATCAATACGGTGGTGCGCCAGATCGCCTTCTACACCTTCGAGCGCCGCATCCACACCGAGCGCAAGAATGGCGAGCTGACCGCCGAGCGCATCTGCAAGATCTGGATGGAGGTGCAGAGCGAGAGCCTGGGCGATGCCATCCATCTCGGCCCCGGCTACGAGAACTACTGGGTCTATATCGGCCACTTCATCCATTCGCCGTTCTATGTCTACGCCTACGCCTTCGGCGACTGCCTGGTGAACTCGCTCTACGCGGTCTACGAGAACGCTTCCGAGGGCTTCGCCGAGCGCTACCTCGCCATGCTGGCGGCCGGCGGCACCAAGCATCATTCCGAACTGCTCAAGCCCTTCGGCCTCGACGCGCGCGACCCGGCTTTCTGGCAGACCGGCCTCAACCTCATCGAGCGGATGATCGCCGAGCTGGAGGCGATGGAGGAGGCGTGA
- a CDS encoding histidine phosphatase family protein — MTARRALALLATLLAGLAGTLPAGNADAAPRRIVIVRHGEKHTPLTLCSIGKERAQALAAQYLSPTSPMSLLRGDPPAAILAMTLHTVETARPIARAWKMKLVAPPIGYVPIRNDRYFNAKLNTVNQRVARDLLENPRWHGKTVLMVWEHFHIASAALEAEFAGEQITLRQLLNLDRVKGVPGGVPKTWPNPNYNFFWILTYDRPEDTVPSRFEVIRQYFAEPFANLPSNNWGAPEPRPPGSGCT, encoded by the coding sequence ATGACGGCTCGACGCGCGCTCGCGCTCCTCGCGACCCTTCTCGCCGGCCTTGCCGGCACCCTCCCCGCCGGGAACGCCGACGCGGCGCCGAGGCGGATCGTCATCGTCCGCCACGGCGAGAAGCACACGCCGCTCACCCTGTGCAGCATCGGCAAGGAGCGGGCGCAGGCGCTGGCCGCGCAATATCTCAGCCCGACGAGCCCGATGAGCCTGCTGCGCGGCGATCCGCCCGCCGCCATCCTCGCCATGACGCTGCATACGGTCGAGACCGCCCGCCCCATCGCGCGGGCGTGGAAGATGAAGCTGGTCGCCCCGCCCATCGGCTATGTGCCGATCCGCAACGACCGTTACTTCAACGCCAAGCTCAACACGGTGAACCAGCGCGTCGCGCGCGACCTGCTGGAGAATCCGCGCTGGCACGGCAAGACGGTGCTGATGGTGTGGGAGCACTTCCACATCGCCAGCGCGGCGCTGGAGGCCGAGTTCGCCGGCGAACAGATCACGCTGCGCCAGCTCCTGAATCTCGACCGGGTGAAGGGCGTGCCCGGCGGGGTGCCGAAGACCTGGCCGAACCCCAACTACAATTTCTTCTGGATCCTCACCTATGACCGGCCGGAGGACACCGTGCCGAGCCGGTTCGAGGTGATCCGGCAATATTTCGCCGAGCCCTTCGCCAACCTGCCGTCGAATAACTGGGGCGCGCCCGAGCCCCGGCCGCCCGGCAGCGGCTGCACCTGA
- a CDS encoding aa3-type cytochrome c oxidase subunit IV — MADHGLPEYATADGNDYAEHEGTYEFFTKLTLVGTVNLVSFMIALAIGAVNGHWFIFTLGTLAAIALTAIGLGSRDGKPKLLFSLLGVLVLALIVTS; from the coding sequence ATGGCCGACCACGGACTGCCGGAATACGCCACGGCTGACGGCAACGACTATGCCGAGCACGAGGGCACCTATGAGTTCTTCACCAAGCTGACGCTGGTGGGCACGGTCAATCTGGTCAGCTTCATGATCGCGCTGGCGATTGGCGCCGTGAACGGCCACTGGTTCATCTTCACCCTCGGCACGCTGGCCGCCATCGCCCTGACCGCGATCGGCCTCGGCTCCCGCGATGGCAAGCCCAAGCTGCTGTTCAGCCTGCTCGGTGTGCTCGTCCTCGCCCTGATCGTTACTTCCTGA
- a CDS encoding MBL fold metallo-hydrolase, whose product MHTLFPPSGPRRGPALSRRHALAATLGLLAAPAVLRGVPAFAAAPELGPATPTFQRFRLGTFEVTSLLDASAMIDGPWPIVGENRPATEVEALMAANLLPEKRFRPGFSPTLVNTGRELVLFDAGNGANGFVPPPAGGWLVKSLASAGYTPEQVDVVVLTHAHPDHIGGLMSEGKPTFPKARYVIGATEFDFWKSDKPLAAPKESNEYGSAVMFRSHFLPLADRTSFVAADGEVLPGIRAVKAHGHTPGHLAFHVESEGKRLLVWGDCAHHEVASLARPDWHALFDQDKEAGVATRRKIYDMAATDRLAVAAYHTSFPSIGYVERRGEGYRWVPLTYQLG is encoded by the coding sequence ATGCACACCCTTTTCCCGCCTTCCGGCCCGCGCCGGGGGCCCGCGCTGTCGCGCCGCCACGCGCTGGCGGCCACCCTCGGCCTTCTCGCCGCCCCGGCCGTACTGCGCGGCGTGCCGGCCTTCGCCGCCGCGCCGGAGCTGGGGCCCGCGACGCCGACCTTCCAGCGTTTCCGGCTCGGCACCTTCGAGGTCACCAGCCTGCTCGACGCCAGCGCCATGATCGACGGTCCGTGGCCCATCGTCGGCGAGAACCGCCCGGCCACCGAGGTAGAGGCGCTGATGGCGGCAAACCTGCTGCCCGAGAAGCGTTTCCGCCCCGGCTTCTCGCCGACGCTGGTCAATACCGGGCGCGAACTCGTGCTGTTCGACGCCGGCAACGGCGCCAACGGCTTCGTGCCGCCGCCCGCCGGCGGCTGGCTGGTGAAATCGCTGGCGAGCGCGGGCTACACGCCCGAACAGGTGGACGTGGTGGTGCTCACCCACGCCCACCCCGACCACATTGGCGGGCTGATGTCGGAGGGCAAGCCGACCTTCCCGAAGGCCCGCTACGTCATCGGCGCCACCGAGTTCGACTTCTGGAAGAGCGACAAGCCGCTGGCCGCGCCGAAGGAGAGCAACGAATACGGCTCCGCCGTGATGTTCCGCTCGCATTTCCTGCCGCTGGCCGACCGCACCAGCTTCGTCGCCGCCGACGGCGAGGTGCTGCCGGGCATCCGCGCGGTGAAGGCCCATGGCCACACGCCGGGCCATCTCGCCTTCCATGTCGAGAGCGAGGGCAAGCGCCTGCTGGTGTGGGGCGACTGCGCCCATCACGAGGTCGCCTCGCTGGCGCGGCCGGACTGGCACGCGCTGTTCGATCAGGACAAGGAGGCGGGCGTCGCCACGCGGCGGAAGATCTACGACATGGCGGCGACCGACCGGCTGGCGGTGGCGGCCTATCACACCTCCTTCCCGTCCATCGGCTATGTCGAGCGGCGCGGCGAGGGCTATCGCTGGGTGCCGCTGACCTACCAGCTCGGCTAG